The Candidatus Cloacimonadota bacterium genome window below encodes:
- a CDS encoding glycoside hydrolase family 3 protein, which yields MTLEQKVGQIVQAERQFITPNEVKQYHIGSVLSGGGSVPGDNKPEDWIKMNDAYWSASMEADAEHLPIPLIYGIDAIHGNNNVIGAVVFPHNIGLGAANDPDLLESIASVTAKEIAVTGLDWTFAPTLAVARNDHWGRTYESYSEDPKIVSSYASRFIKGLQGNFTHDKVIACAKHWIGDGATLHGIDQGDMCITEEELRRIHLPPFKAAIDAGVLTVMVSLSSWWGVKCHGHRFLITDLLKNELGFSGVAISDWDGIDYLDKDYREAVVISLNAGLDMFMVTDKWKKFIQIVQNEVENGRIPLARIDDAVKRVLRIKFLAGMFDKPRPALRELSLDRTSFGSVQHREVAREAVRKSLVMLKNDDDKLPLSKTARILVAGKNAHNRGYQCGGFTIAWQGVNDDQPLDSGIYKQADEGKTREAPTLNPSAIKESSIINGTSIWEGIKAIAPKAVLSIDGACADPDQHDIAIVVIGEVPYAEMLGDVRIAGLAKSLNIGRGSTTEKIPIMDKGPYGTHLVLHELHPEDLDTIKNITSKGIPVVTVMICGRPLVINQELDESRAFVVAWFPGSEGQGIADVLFGDYPMQGKLSFSWPRKDDDNWNVGDKDYNPLFPYGYGLDYK from the coding sequence ATGACCTTAGAACAGAAAGTCGGTCAGATAGTACAAGCGGAACGTCAGTTCATTACACCTAATGAAGTCAAACAATATCATATAGGATCAGTCCTTAGTGGTGGTGGCTCAGTCCCTGGGGATAATAAACCGGAGGACTGGATCAAGATGAACGATGCCTACTGGTCTGCATCGATGGAAGCGGATGCTGAACATTTGCCAATTCCCTTGATCTATGGAATTGATGCCATACATGGAAACAACAATGTTATTGGAGCTGTCGTTTTCCCTCACAATATTGGCTTGGGAGCGGCTAACGATCCCGACCTGCTGGAAAGTATTGCCTCTGTTACTGCCAAAGAGATAGCTGTTACTGGATTAGATTGGACATTTGCTCCAACTTTGGCTGTAGCCCGTAACGATCACTGGGGTAGAACCTATGAAAGTTATTCTGAAGATCCCAAAATAGTATCCAGTTATGCTTCAAGATTTATTAAGGGTTTACAGGGTAATTTTACCCATGACAAGGTGATCGCTTGTGCGAAGCACTGGATCGGTGATGGTGCTACCCTGCACGGTATTGACCAGGGTGATATGTGCATTACTGAGGAAGAGCTGAGGAGGATTCATTTACCACCTTTCAAAGCAGCCATCGATGCCGGAGTTCTCACTGTAATGGTCTCATTGAGCAGCTGGTGGGGTGTCAAGTGCCACGGGCACAGGTTCCTGATAACCGACTTGCTGAAAAATGAGTTAGGTTTTTCTGGTGTTGCAATCTCTGACTGGGACGGGATCGACTACCTTGATAAAGATTACCGCGAAGCAGTAGTTATATCCTTGAATGCCGGATTGGACATGTTTATGGTCACTGACAAATGGAAAAAGTTCATCCAAATTGTCCAAAATGAAGTTGAAAATGGTCGCATTCCATTGGCTAGAATTGATGATGCGGTAAAAAGAGTTTTGCGCATCAAGTTCCTGGCAGGTATGTTTGATAAACCTCGTCCAGCACTCCGAGAGTTATCATTAGACCGAACTAGCTTTGGAAGTGTGCAACATCGTGAAGTTGCCCGAGAAGCAGTTCGTAAATCTTTGGTTATGCTTAAGAATGATGATGATAAATTACCCTTGTCTAAAACTGCCCGTATCCTTGTTGCTGGGAAAAATGCCCATAACCGTGGTTATCAGTGCGGTGGTTTCACTATTGCCTGGCAAGGTGTAAACGACGATCAACCACTTGATAGTGGTATCTATAAACAAGCTGATGAAGGAAAAACAAGAGAAGCCCCTACCCTTAACCCATCTGCAATAAAAGAATCATCAATTATTAATGGGACTTCAATTTGGGAAGGTATTAAGGCAATCGCACCCAAAGCAGTCTTAAGCATCGATGGTGCCTGTGCAGATCCTGATCAACATGATATAGCCATTGTCGTTATTGGTGAAGTTCCCTACGCTGAAATGCTGGGTGATGTCCGAATTGCAGGATTGGCGAAGAGTTTGAATATTGGTCGAGGATCCACTACAGAAAAAATACCTATCATGGATAAAGGTCCTTATGGTACGCATCTGGTTTTGCACGAACTACATCCAGAAGACCTGGATACCATAAAAAACATTACCAGTAAAGGTATTCCGGTGGTCACGGTTATGATCTGTGGACGCCCCTTAGTTATCAATCAAGAACTGGATGAATCCAGGGCTTTTGTAGTAGCTTGGTTCCCTGGTTCAGAGGGTCAGGGTATAGCCGATGTGCTTTTTGGAGATTATCCCATGCAGGGAAAATTGAGTTTTTCCTGGCCCAGAAAGGACGATGATAATTGGAATGTTGGTGATAAGGACTACAATCCTCTATTCCCTTATGGATATGGATTGGATTATAAATAA
- a CDS encoding glycosyl hydrolase family 17, with protein sequence MMNKLAIFFSFFSIVAILLSACTNNRQDIETNYNLEELRNKLLTDQEFERATPFVEREFSSWLDGKWIGQAVSYGCYREGQAPGRLGPSKDEILEDLEIIIKHWNLIRVYNADEDTERILEVIEENDLPIKVMLGIWLENEENNMQARRSNIENTLRGIELTNNFPDIVKIVNVGNETQVFWSGHKLETASLIRYIRAVRNYTSVPVTTADDYNFWNKAESKVVADELDLIVIHIYPLWNGKTLNNAIDWLDETYKIAQDEHPQKNLILGEVGWATDYDPEKKGEGEQGTLVKGEVSVDAQEIFLLELDQWVHKNKVITFLFEVFDEPWKGGGEASGPNDIEKNWGVFFQDRKPKISFINYQSRKEQKDY encoded by the coding sequence ATGATGAATAAGTTGGCTATTTTTTTCTCATTTTTTTCAATTGTAGCTATCTTGCTCTCAGCATGTACAAACAACAGGCAAGATATTGAAACCAACTATAATTTGGAGGAATTACGAAACAAACTCTTAACAGATCAGGAGTTTGAAAGAGCTACACCTTTTGTGGAGAGGGAGTTTTCATCATGGTTAGATGGTAAATGGATCGGTCAAGCTGTTTCCTATGGTTGCTATAGGGAAGGTCAGGCACCTGGGAGATTAGGTCCTAGCAAGGATGAAATCTTGGAGGATCTTGAAATCATCATCAAACATTGGAATCTCATCAGAGTGTACAATGCCGACGAAGATACCGAGAGGATTTTGGAAGTTATCGAAGAAAATGATCTCCCCATTAAAGTAATGTTGGGTATTTGGTTGGAAAATGAAGAAAACAATATGCAAGCTAGAAGATCAAACATAGAAAATACTCTTCGCGGGATTGAGCTAACCAACAATTTTCCTGATATCGTAAAAATTGTGAATGTTGGTAATGAAACACAAGTATTCTGGTCTGGTCATAAGCTGGAAACAGCAAGTCTGATCAGATATATTCGAGCAGTCCGTAATTATACCTCCGTTCCGGTAACCACCGCCGATGACTACAACTTTTGGAACAAAGCTGAAAGTAAGGTAGTTGCGGATGAGCTTGATTTAATAGTAATCCATATTTATCCTCTTTGGAATGGTAAAACTCTGAATAATGCCATAGACTGGTTAGATGAAACCTATAAAATAGCACAAGACGAACATCCACAAAAAAATCTTATTTTAGGAGAAGTGGGATGGGCAACAGATTATGATCCAGAAAAGAAGGGTGAAGGCGAGCAGGGTACGTTGGTCAAAGGTGAAGTGAGCGTTGATGCTCAGGAGATATTTCTTCTGGAACTTGATCAATGGGTACATAAGAATAAAGTTATAACCTTTCTCTTTGAGGTTTTTGATGAACCTTGGAAAGGTGGTGGAGAAGCTTCAGGTCCCAATGATATTGAGAAGAATTGGGGCGTATTTTTTCAAGATCGTAAACCAAAAATTTCTTTTATCAACTACCAAAGTAGAAAAGAACAAAAAGATTATTAA
- a CDS encoding GntR family transcriptional regulator translates to MSKKLYKYIQIKDKIKENISNGSIVNKLPGERVLAERLDVSYMTVRKAVSELVEEGILYKLATKGTFVSYKKTNSKVTNNIGFFLDKEIKDGISSPYYSLVFKSLEEEVRKNGYNLLLLSNFDDLNPIKKLKKIDGVIICCFPRIEEKIQEIKRYLPIVLLDNIAADKSIPSVTIDNFNSCKISTEYLLELGHRRIGFISGLLNSDVCKDRLLGYKSALNKFGLKLDTSLIFKGDYSYESGERGGKYFLRLPQHPTAILCANDSMAIGAMKVVQESGLNVPKNISFIGFDDILVVSKVFPALTTNAAPIKEMTKKALEILLSEIRGENKDYLHVIMEAKLIKRESCTPLKGS, encoded by the coding sequence ATGAGCAAGAAATTATATAAATATATCCAGATCAAAGATAAAATCAAGGAGAACATCAGTAACGGTTCAATTGTCAACAAGTTGCCAGGTGAGAGGGTTTTGGCAGAGAGACTCGACGTTTCCTACATGACAGTTCGCAAAGCAGTATCAGAATTAGTAGAGGAAGGGATTCTCTACAAATTGGCCACTAAGGGAACTTTTGTTAGCTACAAGAAGACAAATTCCAAAGTGACCAACAACATTGGCTTTTTTCTTGATAAAGAGATAAAGGATGGTATTTCTAGCCCGTATTATTCTCTAGTCTTCAAATCACTGGAGGAAGAAGTTCGCAAAAATGGTTATAATCTTCTGCTGCTATCTAATTTTGATGATCTGAACCCCATTAAAAAGCTTAAAAAAATTGATGGAGTAATAATTTGTTGTTTTCCTCGGATCGAGGAGAAAATCCAGGAAATAAAGCGATATTTACCTATTGTCTTACTTGATAATATTGCTGCTGACAAGTCTATCCCTTCAGTAACTATAGATAATTTTAACAGCTGCAAAATTTCCACTGAATATCTCCTTGAATTAGGGCACAGGCGTATTGGTTTCATTTCTGGGCTGCTGAATTCTGATGTTTGCAAAGACCGCCTACTTGGCTACAAAAGTGCTCTGAATAAATTTGGACTTAAATTGGATACCTCGCTAATCTTTAAAGGTGATTATTCATACGAATCGGGAGAAAGAGGTGGTAAATATTTTCTACGACTTCCCCAGCACCCTACAGCAATTTTGTGTGCTAATGATTCGATGGCTATTGGTGCGATGAAAGTAGTTCAGGAAAGTGGACTTAACGTACCAAAAAATATCAGTTTCATCGGCTTTGACGATATTCTAGTGGTTTCCAAGGTTTTCCCAGCTCTCACTACTAACGCAGCTCCCATCAAGGAAATGACTAAGAAAGCTTTGGAAATATTACTCTCGGAAATAAGAGGAGAAAACAAGGATTATCTGCATGTGATTATGGAAGCTAAATTAATAAAAAGAGAGTCATGTACTCCCTTGAAGGGTAGTTAA
- a CDS encoding family 16 glycosylhydrolase: MAIKTLNLFLGAIIVFFIFGCDKIAAPDPVADPSDPVNYVLVWQDEFNQTSSIPDENNWNYDLGYGDNGWGNDEWQQYTNSPENVRVEDGNLVISAVWDSLNYSVPGKRDGSITSARINTKNKFSFKFGKIQARIKVPTGTGIWPAFWMLGKNFDFVGWPHCGEIDIMEISTLLHNNKTTMCAIHWWDESTESYKHYTQTKQLKEPLSADYHIYEIEWDNRRIVGKIDNIVYFVKVIEPSTMDEFLKEFFIIFNVAVGGTLGGAPDFTTNWPEKMYVDWVRVYQSEESLIPIKTFGIFTEETPVDDALEIGVNAEIYVWENTLTTGSIPPYEGQYVISWSTTGQGWFGAGIKSNSPLDLSNFTEGNIKFMIKMPPNVSFKIGLNDALGVESYVLFPAHQTAFGLVRDGEWGQAVIPVEEIRGNTDLEVLDYVFIILEENGVQCQFAIDDIYWDDGGTSASSIYFDQNSYSVDATNATIIVDDIAASGENVSVDITNGTDTISLMINLGSNGIGQGTLNFGLTDDDTDTITITEGGFITASYIDSNGLLRTDTANITSGSNLETIGIYSETHTDPMLVYSQIINSADWSGNSAEPNEQSTAVKPADGIYVLSVNFTDLGAGWGGIAFDFGAQDISSYSTFVINIDSSNMPNLAYFGIKFEDNTGGSKEVDLALYKPVVFGNWSRYEIPMSHFSTVDLTSVKYLGLWNPYTSNNDYIVGTLYFDNIYLAK; encoded by the coding sequence ATGGCAATTAAAACACTTAATTTGTTCCTAGGAGCGATAATAGTATTTTTCATCTTTGGTTGTGACAAGATAGCAGCTCCTGACCCTGTAGCAGATCCTTCTGATCCCGTAAATTATGTGTTGGTTTGGCAAGACGAGTTCAATCAGACTTCGTCTATTCCGGACGAAAACAATTGGAATTATGACCTTGGTTACGGAGATAACGGATGGGGTAATGATGAATGGCAGCAATATACAAATTCTCCGGAAAATGTTAGGGTAGAAGATGGCAATCTAGTGATTTCAGCAGTCTGGGATTCTTTAAATTATTCTGTTCCCGGTAAACGTGATGGTTCCATCACCTCTGCCCGAATCAACACCAAGAACAAATTTTCTTTCAAGTTTGGAAAGATTCAAGCTCGAATCAAAGTTCCCACAGGAACAGGTATATGGCCTGCTTTCTGGATGTTAGGGAAGAATTTTGACTTTGTTGGTTGGCCACATTGTGGTGAAATCGACATCATGGAAATTAGTACATTGCTACATAATAATAAAACGACCATGTGTGCAATCCACTGGTGGGACGAATCAACAGAATCTTATAAACACTATACCCAAACAAAACAGTTGAAAGAACCCTTATCAGCCGACTATCACATTTACGAAATTGAATGGGATAATCGGAGAATTGTTGGTAAGATCGATAATATCGTTTATTTTGTGAAGGTAATAGAACCGAGTACTATGGATGAATTTCTTAAAGAGTTCTTTATAATCTTCAACGTAGCAGTTGGTGGCACTTTGGGGGGGGCTCCGGATTTCACCACCAATTGGCCAGAGAAAATGTATGTCGATTGGGTCCGAGTTTATCAAAGTGAAGAATCTCTGATTCCGATTAAAACTTTTGGTATCTTTACTGAAGAAACGCCCGTAGATGATGCTCTGGAGATTGGCGTTAATGCCGAGATTTATGTTTGGGAAAATACTCTTACTACTGGATCGATTCCACCCTATGAAGGGCAGTATGTTATATCTTGGTCTACTACCGGACAAGGCTGGTTTGGAGCCGGCATAAAATCAAATTCACCACTTGACCTTTCCAATTTTACCGAAGGTAATATAAAGTTTATGATCAAGATGCCGCCTAATGTAAGTTTCAAGATAGGTTTAAATGATGCTCTGGGGGTTGAAAGCTACGTATTATTCCCAGCCCATCAAACAGCATTCGGTTTGGTACGAGATGGTGAATGGGGACAAGCTGTGATACCCGTTGAAGAGATCAGAGGAAATACCGATTTAGAAGTTCTTGATTATGTATTTATCATATTGGAAGAGAATGGTGTTCAGTGCCAGTTTGCTATCGATGATATTTATTGGGATGACGGAGGAACTTCTGCAAGTAGTATATATTTTGATCAGAACAGTTATTCTGTAGATGCGACTAATGCCACAATTATTGTGGATGATATTGCAGCTAGTGGTGAAAATGTATCTGTAGATATTACAAATGGAACTGATACGATTAGTCTTATGATAAATCTTGGTAGCAATGGTATTGGTCAGGGAACACTTAATTTTGGTCTTACTGATGACGATACGGATACCATTACTATTACTGAGGGTGGTTTTATAACTGCATCTTACATTGATAGCAATGGATTATTAAGAACTGATACTGCGAATATTACTAGTGGTAGTAACCTGGAAACTATTGGTATTTATTCGGAAACCCATACTGATCCTATGCTTGTCTATAGCCAGATCATTAATAGTGCTGATTGGAGTGGAAATTCAGCGGAACCAAACGAACAAAGTACTGCAGTAAAACCAGCAGATGGGATTTATGTACTTTCGGTTAACTTTACCGATCTTGGTGCCGGCTGGGGTGGGATTGCATTTGACTTTGGAGCTCAAGACATTTCATCATATTCCACTTTTGTGATCAATATTGATAGTTCTAATATGCCCAATTTGGCATATTTTGGTATTAAGTTTGAAGATAACACAGGAGGAAGCAAAGAGGTTGATCTGGCATTATATAAACCTGTGGTTTTTGGTAACTGGTCTCGATACGAAATTCCAATGAGTCATTTTTCAACAGTAGATTTGACCTCTGTGAAATATCTCGGTTTGTGGAACCCTTACACCAGCAATAATGACTACATTGTCGGAACCCTATATTTTGATAATATCTACTTAGCAAAATGA
- a CDS encoding MFS transporter, with protein MKKNIHYKTRPEDRISLKQKSAYAVGMFVNNLQAAALPAMVVILNLGLGMDVLLVGLIGSIPRIFDAISDPLVGYISDNTRSKWGRRRPFIFIGALLAGLIFAVMWQVPSGYINILGKNPIMHHQTINLETQDAIIDDNGGLSINYDTGKKDVSYVLYGPELLSTTNEIGFSTDLDGFPQFEMNVKFPAYESLQIVIKEAESDVVEFPESYYLELSLEDSEEGKGNLYKFNIADFQQLDPNLEQHGNGFLDIQSIESIRINLTGMDDTGTAVLSSFKMRKSEDFFIKYFVYFLVMSILFFLTYTIYATPFVAFGYEMTPDYHERTRLHTFANTAGQLAWLGVPWFYAIMSSALFRDTVHGARTLAIFVGIIVASLGVIPAIFLRETQVLEPVQKVAKGLWKNLSEFFKGIGTTFKCKPFVKLCAATFLVFNGFQLGTSFAIYVMIYYLFNGNDGSAGKLLGWYGMLTSIATLGVIQLTGWIATRIGKRKTFLITISISIIGYALKWFGYNPIYPYWLLFAAPLVAFGSGSLFTLMGAMISDVCDYDELKTHKRREGQFGAIYWWMVKIGMSLAGLLTGVLLKVSGFNLALGAGQEERTLFLLRVFDVGIPIITSAIAIWIIAKYPLTEERVYQIRAELEERHKKVLENKES; from the coding sequence ATGAAAAAAAATATACACTATAAGACAAGACCCGAAGATAGGATCTCTCTAAAACAAAAATCTGCCTATGCTGTAGGAATGTTCGTAAACAATCTGCAGGCAGCAGCTCTTCCAGCTATGGTTGTAATTCTCAATCTCGGACTGGGCATGGACGTTTTGTTAGTAGGCCTCATTGGTTCAATTCCCCGCATTTTTGACGCTATATCTGACCCACTTGTGGGATATATTTCAGACAACACTCGTAGCAAATGGGGTCGGCGAAGACCTTTCATTTTTATTGGTGCTCTATTGGCAGGTTTGATCTTTGCTGTGATGTGGCAGGTTCCCTCCGGTTACATTAATATATTAGGTAAAAACCCGATCATGCATCATCAAACCATAAATTTGGAAACCCAGGATGCGATTATAGATGATAATGGTGGGCTTTCAATCAACTACGACACAGGAAAAAAAGATGTATCCTATGTACTTTATGGTCCAGAGCTATTATCGACAACAAATGAAATTGGATTTTCTACAGATCTTGATGGTTTTCCCCAGTTCGAGATGAATGTAAAGTTTCCTGCTTATGAATCGTTACAGATCGTTATTAAAGAAGCCGAGTCAGATGTCGTGGAGTTTCCTGAGTCTTATTATCTTGAACTTTCTCTCGAGGATTCAGAAGAGGGTAAAGGTAACTTATATAAATTCAATATTGCGGACTTTCAACAGCTTGATCCAAATCTTGAACAGCACGGAAACGGTTTTCTTGATATTCAGTCGATAGAAAGTATCAGAATCAATCTTACTGGAATGGATGACACCGGTACTGCTGTCTTAAGTTCTTTCAAGATGAGAAAAAGTGAAGACTTCTTTATTAAATATTTTGTTTACTTCCTTGTCATGTCAATCCTTTTCTTTCTTACTTATACAATCTATGCTACTCCCTTTGTCGCTTTCGGTTATGAAATGACTCCCGATTATCATGAGCGAACAAGACTACATACTTTTGCAAATACAGCAGGTCAGTTAGCCTGGTTAGGGGTTCCCTGGTTTTATGCGATTATGTCCAGTGCACTATTCCGGGACACAGTACATGGAGCGCGTACACTGGCAATATTTGTTGGTATAATCGTGGCAAGTCTTGGGGTCATTCCGGCAATTTTCCTAAGAGAAACACAGGTTCTGGAACCTGTGCAGAAAGTTGCCAAAGGATTGTGGAAAAACTTAAGCGAATTTTTCAAGGGGATTGGAACCACCTTTAAATGTAAACCCTTTGTTAAGCTATGTGCTGCTACATTTTTAGTGTTTAATGGCTTTCAGTTGGGTACTTCGTTCGCGATTTATGTGATGATCTATTATTTATTCAATGGTAATGATGGCAGTGCTGGAAAATTGCTTGGCTGGTATGGAATGCTTACTTCCATCGCTACTTTGGGAGTTATCCAACTTACCGGTTGGATAGCTACCAGAATAGGAAAGCGAAAAACATTTTTGATTACAATATCCATTTCTATTATAGGATATGCTCTTAAGTGGTTTGGCTACAATCCGATTTACCCCTATTGGCTGCTTTTTGCTGCACCACTTGTAGCTTTTGGTTCAGGATCCCTCTTCACTTTGATGGGGGCAATGATCTCTGATGTCTGTGATTATGACGAGTTGAAGACTCACAAGAGACGAGAAGGTCAATTTGGAGCGATCTATTGGTGGATGGTGAAGATAGGAATGTCTTTGGCTGGACTTCTTACGGGAGTACTACTCAAGGTCTCAGGATTTAATCTCGCCTTAGGAGCTGGTCAGGAAGAACGAACTCTCTTTCTCTTGAGAGTTTTCGACGTTGGAATACCAATCATAACTTCTGCAATAGCTATCTGGATTATAGCCAAGTATCCCCTTACCGAAGAGAGAGTCTATCAGATCCGAGCAGAGCTTGAGGAACGTCATAAAAAAGTTCTTGAGAACAAGGAATCCTAA
- a CDS encoding TSUP family transporter, giving the protein MAALSLEGYLILLPVIFLAGFVDAIAGGGGLLSVPAYMATGLPPHFVLGNNKFSSTFGTLLSTYRYNKRKMADYRIALPGALFALIGSHLGTKTVLLLDPHFLNYVLIVLIPAITVFVFLRKNTGKVKRDLTISKLQILIIASAAGLIIGFYDGFFGPGTGSFLIFGYTVILGCDFVGANANAKIVNLASNVAAMVTFLLNGKIILVIGIPAAIFGIAGNYLGSRLVIKNGVKIIRPIFLLVLTLLFIRIIYNLIQ; this is encoded by the coding sequence ATGGCAGCTCTTTCGTTAGAAGGTTATCTGATTCTGCTGCCGGTCATTTTTCTGGCTGGCTTTGTCGATGCTATTGCAGGGGGTGGGGGATTGCTCTCTGTACCTGCCTATATGGCGACTGGGTTACCACCTCATTTCGTGCTCGGTAATAACAAATTCTCTTCTACTTTCGGGACGCTGCTCTCTACTTACCGCTATAATAAACGGAAGATGGCTGATTACAGGATAGCCCTGCCGGGTGCCCTGTTCGCTCTTATCGGGTCACATCTGGGTACGAAAACTGTTCTGCTGCTTGATCCCCATTTCCTGAATTATGTTCTGATAGTATTGATCCCGGCAATAACAGTTTTTGTTTTTCTGCGAAAGAATACAGGGAAGGTGAAAAGAGACCTGACGATCAGTAAACTGCAGATCCTCATTATTGCCTCTGCTGCCGGACTGATCATCGGGTTCTATGACGGGTTCTTTGGTCCTGGAACGGGATCATTTCTTATCTTTGGCTATACTGTCATTCTGGGTTGTGATTTTGTTGGGGCTAACGCCAATGCTAAGATAGTCAATCTGGCTTCTAATGTGGCGGCTATGGTCACTTTCCTGCTGAACGGAAAGATCATCTTGGTTATCGGGATACCGGCTGCTATCTTCGGTATTGCAGGTAATTATCTCGGTTCCAGGTTAGTGATCAAGAACGGGGTGAAAATCATACGCCCGATCTTTTTGCTTGTCCTGACACTACTCTTTATTAGGATTATCTATAATCTGATCCAGTAG
- a CDS encoding glycosyl hydrolase, whose product MSERKLLTQIYPIIILILFLNLYALWGDATNTYYGIYSTTEILLTSSAGEKLALQENVVFTKGKAEGTIVLVYPEILKQTIEGIGTSFTESSAFVLAHLDKQKRRNVMENIYSVKGANFSLARTVIGSCDFSVKGKYSYADVPDDTLLESFDIAPDKEGFDRAEFPGIKDESYDLLPMIKEALAIKNQQSDKELRIISSAWTAPAWMKDIETWYIPGSPENNWQGTGGTLKEQYVSIYADYLLKYLDASKDEGVNIWGLTPVNEPHGNNGQWESMSFTPKSQNDFIKYHLGPRLKSSVHSDVKLLIYDQNRDGLEHWADTIYNDPETTPYLYGAAVHWYASTYKVYEDVFDRVHEKYPDFVILHTEGCIDDLGKDAPDGVTDPDGYKESNWFDNDEFWWSKSATDWAYSVTWEGVIADDHPMYTPVHRYARNIIVSINHWLTGWIDWNIVLDRNGGPNHVGNFCGAPIMIDTETQYVYYTPVYYILSQFSRTIRPGDRAVQTDIISGGLEEDDLHACSTLNEAGLLSVQILNTSSKPIKYKLQIGYDHANIEIPANSVQTVRVQLPKV is encoded by the coding sequence ATGTCTGAAAGAAAGTTGTTAACTCAAATATACCCGATTATAATCCTGATCTTATTCCTTAATCTCTATGCGTTATGGGGAGATGCAACAAACACCTATTATGGGATCTATTCCACTACCGAAATCTTGTTAACCTCGTCTGCCGGAGAGAAACTTGCTTTACAGGAAAATGTCGTTTTCACAAAAGGAAAGGCAGAAGGGACGATAGTTCTTGTATATCCTGAGATTTTGAAGCAGACGATTGAGGGTATCGGAACATCCTTCACAGAGTCCTCAGCTTTTGTTCTTGCTCATTTAGATAAACAAAAGAGACGAAACGTCATGGAGAACATTTATAGCGTGAAGGGGGCAAATTTTTCCTTAGCTCGCACTGTTATCGGATCCTGCGATTTCAGCGTGAAAGGAAAGTATTCTTATGCAGACGTTCCCGATGATACTTTGTTGGAAAGCTTTGATATTGCTCCAGATAAGGAAGGTTTTGATCGCGCTGAATTTCCTGGGATCAAAGATGAGAGCTATGATCTTCTGCCAATGATCAAGGAAGCTCTCGCCATTAAGAACCAGCAAAGCGACAAAGAATTGAGAATAATATCTTCAGCTTGGACTGCTCCTGCCTGGATGAAGGATATCGAAACTTGGTATATTCCTGGTTCCCCTGAAAACAACTGGCAAGGTACCGGCGGTACACTAAAAGAACAATATGTCTCGATATATGCTGATTATTTACTCAAATACCTTGATGCCTCCAAGGATGAGGGAGTTAATATCTGGGGATTGACACCTGTCAACGAACCGCATGGCAATAATGGTCAATGGGAAAGTATGAGTTTTACCCCAAAATCGCAGAATGACTTCATCAAATATCACCTGGGTCCTCGATTAAAGTCCAGTGTTCATTCTGATGTAAAACTACTTATCTACGATCAAAACCGTGATGGTTTGGAACATTGGGCAGATACGATATATAATGATCCAGAAACGACTCCTTACCTTTATGGAGCTGCAGTTCACTGGTATGCAAGTACATACAAGGTGTATGAAGATGTTTTTGATCGGGTTCATGAAAAATATCCAGATTTCGTGATTCTGCATACCGAAGGGTGTATCGATGATCTGGGTAAAGATGCGCCAGATGGGGTAACCGACCCCGATGGCTACAAAGAATCAAATTGGTTTGACAATGATGAGTTCTGGTGGAGTAAGAGTGCAACAGACTGGGCATATTCGGTCACTTGGGAAGGTGTGATAGCTGATGATCATCCTATGTACACTCCAGTTCATAGATATGCCAGAAATATTATAGTAAGTATAAATCACTGGCTTACTGGCTGGATCGATTGGAACATAGTGCTCGATCGCAATGGTGGACCTAACCATGTGGGGAATTTCTGTGGTGCCCCGATTATGATAGACACAGAAACTCAATACGTTTATTACACTCCTGTATATTATATTCTCTCCCAATTCAGTCGAACAATACGCCCTGGTGATAGAGCAGTTCAGACTGATATTATTAGCGGTGGGCTCGAAGAAGATGATCTTCATGCCTGCTCCACGTTAAATGAGGCAGGGTTGTTGAGCGTTCAAATCTTGAATACTAGCAGTAAACCGATTAAATACAAGTTGCAGATCGGTTATGATCATGCCAATATTGAAATTCCTGCAAACTCTGTTCAAACCGTCCGTGTTCAATTACCGAAGGTCTGA